One part of the Vitis riparia cultivar Riparia Gloire de Montpellier isolate 1030 chromosome 8, EGFV_Vit.rip_1.0, whole genome shotgun sequence genome encodes these proteins:
- the LOC117921332 gene encoding fasciclin-like arabinogalactan protein 12 yields the protein MMKQLFSSTLLGMIFLLLCASSISGQSLAPAQAPSGSTTTSGQSSPPAQAPSGSSSPSGPADVIAVLTKAGKFTTFIGLLKSSQVDSLINTQLKKPGNGFTVFAPTDSAFSNLKTGTLNSFTDEQKAALTKFHIIPSFLTIAQFQTVSNPVHTSASGDSVEFPLNVIGNGTQVNMTTGLVNTTVDSTAYSDGQLAVYEIPQVLLSQGILRPQAPAPAPLPPKPKKATPLSSQAPSTPTTVSVHSSGATGLPRYAPTVVSIGVAVLAAMSLSL from the coding sequence ATGATGAAGCAGCTTTTCTCCTCCACTCTTCTTGGGATGATCTTCCTCCTTCTCTGCGCCTCATCAATTTCTGGTCAGTCTTTGGCACCGGCTCAAGCACCTTCAGGTTCTACCACAACTTCTGGTCAGTCTTCACCACCAGCTCAAGCACCTTCAGGTTCTTCATCTCCTTCAGGTCCCGCTGACGTCATTGCAGTTCTCACAAAGGCCGGTAAGTTTACTACCTTCATTGGGCTACTAAAGAGCAGCCAGGTGGATTCCCTGATCAATACCCAACTCAAGAAACCAGGCAATGGCTTCACCGTTTTTGCACCAACCGATAGTGCCTTTTCAAACCTGAAAACAGGTACTCTCAACTCATTCACAGATGAGCAGAAGGCCGCACTGACAAAATTCCACATAATACCTTCTTTCCTTACCATCGCACAGTTCCAAACTGTGAGCAACCCAGTGCACACATCGGCAAGTGGTGATAGTGTGGAGTTTCCACTGAATGTGATAGGCAATGGAACTCAGGTGAACATGACAACAGGACTTGTGAATACAACAGTGGACAGCACAGCATACAGTGATGGTCAGCTTGCTGTGTATGAGATCCCCCAGGTTCTCCTTTCACAAGGTATCCTAAGGCCTCAAGCGCCAGCACCAGCTCCTCTACCTCCAAAGCCTAAGAAGGCTACTCCTCTTAGTTCACAGGCTCCTTCAACGCCCACCACCGTTTCCGTTCATTCTTCTGGTGCGACGGGTCTCCCCCGCTACGCGCCAACCGTGGTATCCATTGGAGTGGCTGTTCTTGCGGCAATGTCCTTATCCCTATGA
- the LOC117921066 gene encoding uncharacterized protein LOC117921066 isoform X7: protein MKESKCLGAAVNLELCSLFPFFFFRRPHERTINIGVAGSILAISCCGGSLFIYPKFSSRSLYQRFMEEITGDDLQIEALPVGSIASDSAVTALLYWQGKLFVGCADRIIKVYSGQ from the exons ATGAAAGAGAGCAAATGTTTAGGCGCAGCTGTAAATCTCGAGCTTTGTTCTTTATTCCCGTTTTTTTTCTTCCGGCGACCACACGAACGAACGATAAATAT TGGTGTTGCAGGGAGTATTCTGGCTATAAGCTGCTGTGGTGGTAGCCTTTTCATTTACCCCAAGTTTTCTTCACGCTCTCTGTATCAACGTTTCATGGAG GAAATAACAGGAGATGATCTTCAAATAGAAGCATTGCCAGTTGGATCTATTGCTTCCGACTCCGCCGTAACTGCACTGTTATACTGGCAAGGAAAGCTTTTTGTTGGCTGTGCTGATAGAATTATCAAG GTGTATTCTGGGCAGTGA
- the LOC117921066 gene encoding uncharacterized protein LOC117921066 isoform X8, translated as MQTLMSRCGNMSSWELGHVWETKLENSRTDARGSILAISCCGGSLFIYPKFSSRSLYQRFMEEITGDDLQIEALPVGSIASDSAVTALLYWQGKLFVGCADRIIKVYSGQ; from the exons ATGCAAACCCTAATGAGTAGGTGTGGCAATATGAGCTCTTGGGAATTAGGACATGTTTGGGAGACAAAGTTGGAGAATTCAAGAACAGATGCCAGAG GGAGTATTCTGGCTATAAGCTGCTGTGGTGGTAGCCTTTTCATTTACCCCAAGTTTTCTTCACGCTCTCTGTATCAACGTTTCATGGAG GAAATAACAGGAGATGATCTTCAAATAGAAGCATTGCCAGTTGGATCTATTGCTTCCGACTCCGCCGTAACTGCACTGTTATACTGGCAAGGAAAGCTTTTTGTTGGCTGTGCTGATAGAATTATCAAG GTGTATTCTGGGCAGTGA
- the LOC117921294 gene encoding fasciclin-like arabinogalactan protein 11, with protein sequence MMKQLLSPALLLLIFFLLCATTSGQSSAPATAPSGPTTVSGQSSPPAPATSGPSGPPDIISVLQKASKFTTFIGLLKSSQVDVLINTQLKKSNQGFTVFAPTDSAFSDLKTGTLNSFTDQQKAALTKFHVIPSFLTISQFQTVSNPIHTQAGENTVEFPLNVIGNGTHVNMTTGLVNTTVDSTVYSDGQLAVYEIPQVLLSQGILSPQAPAPAPLAPKPKKAAPLNALAPTRSTTVSVDSSDATCLPHYAPTVVSIGVAVLAAMSLSL encoded by the coding sequence ATGATGAAGCAGCTTCTCTCCCCAGCTCTTCTTCTTTTGatcttcttcctcctctgtGCCACAACTTCTGGTCAGTCTTCTGCACCGGCTACAGCACCTTCAGGTCCCACCACAGTTTCTGGTCAGTCTTCACCACCAGCTCCAGCAACTTCAGGTCCTTCTGGTCCCCCGGACATCATTTCAGTTCTCCAAAAGGCTAGTAAGTTTACTACGTTCATTGGGCTACTAAAGAGCAGCCAAGTGGATGTCCTAATCAATACCCAACTCAAGAAATCAAACCAGGGCTTCACCGTATTTGCACCAACTGATAGCGCCTTTTCAGACCTCAAAACAGGGACTCTGAACTCATTCACTGATCAGCAGAAGGCCGCACTGACAAAATTCCACGTAATACCTTCTTTCCTTACTATCTCACAATTCCAAACTGTGAGCAACCCAATTCACACACAGGCAGGTGAAAACACTGTGGAGTTCCCACTGAATGTCATAGGCAACGGAACTCATGTGAACATGACAACAGGGCTTGTGAATACAACAGTGGACAGCACAGTATACAGTGATGGTCAGCTTGCTGTGTATGAGATTCCCCAGGTTCTCCTTTCACAAGGTATCCTCAGCCCTCAAGCACCTGCACCAGCTCCTCTAGCACCGAAGCCTAAGAAGGCTGCTCCTCTTAATGCACTTGCTCCCACAAGGTCGACCACTGTTTCTGTTGATTCTTCTGATGCGACATGTCTGCCACACTATGCACCAACTGTGGTATCCATTGGGGTGGCTGTTCTTGCGGCAATGTCCTTATCCCTATGA
- the LOC117921066 gene encoding uncharacterized protein LOC117921066 isoform X3 gives MKNRKLVSCNRFTRVAVLLICKFLQIKRFHLQVWQYELLGIRTCLGDKVGEFKNRCQSGVAGSILAISCCGGSLFIYPKFSSRSLYQRFMEEITGDDLQIEALPVGSIASDSAVTALLYWQGKLFVGCADRIIKVYSGQ, from the exons ATGAAAAATCGAAAGCTTGTAAGCTGTAATCGATTCACGCGTGTCGCCGTACTACTGATCTGCAAATTTCTTCAGATAAAGCGATTTCATCTCCAG GTGTGGCAATATGAGCTCTTGGGAATTAGGACATGTTTGGGAGACAAAGTTGGAGAATTCAAGAACAGATGCCAGAG TGGTGTTGCAGGGAGTATTCTGGCTATAAGCTGCTGTGGTGGTAGCCTTTTCATTTACCCCAAGTTTTCTTCACGCTCTCTGTATCAACGTTTCATGGAG GAAATAACAGGAGATGATCTTCAAATAGAAGCATTGCCAGTTGGATCTATTGCTTCCGACTCCGCCGTAACTGCACTGTTATACTGGCAAGGAAAGCTTTTTGTTGGCTGTGCTGATAGAATTATCAAG GTGTATTCTGGGCAGTGA
- the LOC117921066 gene encoding uncharacterized protein LOC117921066 isoform X6 has translation MSSLTLFKLDSLSSPSFSFCLVAQKTEVWQYELLGIRTCLGDKVGEFKNRCQSGVAGSILAISCCGGSLFIYPKFSSRSLYQRFMEEITGDDLQIEALPVGSIASDSAVTALLYWQGKLFVGCADRIIKVYSGQ, from the exons ATGAGCTCTCTTACACTATTCAAGTTAGATTCGCTTTCTAGTCCTTCTTTTAgcttctgtttggttgctcagAAAACTGAG GTGTGGCAATATGAGCTCTTGGGAATTAGGACATGTTTGGGAGACAAAGTTGGAGAATTCAAGAACAGATGCCAGAG TGGTGTTGCAGGGAGTATTCTGGCTATAAGCTGCTGTGGTGGTAGCCTTTTCATTTACCCCAAGTTTTCTTCACGCTCTCTGTATCAACGTTTCATGGAG GAAATAACAGGAGATGATCTTCAAATAGAAGCATTGCCAGTTGGATCTATTGCTTCCGACTCCGCCGTAACTGCACTGTTATACTGGCAAGGAAAGCTTTTTGTTGGCTGTGCTGATAGAATTATCAAG GTGTATTCTGGGCAGTGA
- the LOC117921282 gene encoding fasciclin-like arabinogalactan protein 11: MMKQFLSPTLLLLIFFLLFTTTSGQSSSPAAAPSGPTTPSGQSSPPAAAPSGPTTTSGQSSPPALAPSVPLVPSGPSGTPSGSLDITAILKKAGKFTTFIGLLKSTQMDAEINNRLKKSDGTTVFAPTDSAFSNLKTGTLNSFTDQQKTALTRFHILLSFLTIPQFQTVSNPVHTAADGDTVAFPLNVISDGKQVNMTTGLVNTTVDSTVYSDAQLAVYEIGQVLLSEGVLGGQAPAPAPLPPKPKKDSPPTSQAPSRSTTVSVDSSGATGPPQCATIVVSIGVAVLAALPLCI, from the coding sequence ATGATGAAGCAGTTTCTCTCCCCAACTCTTCTTCTGCTgatcttcttcctcctcttcacTACAACTTCTGGTCAGTCTTCATCACCTGCTGCAGCACCTTCAGGTCCCACTACACCTTCTGGTCAGTCTTCACCGCCTGCTGCAGCACCTTCAGGTCCCACCACAACCTCTGGTCAGTCTTCACCCCCAGCGCTAGCGCCTTCAGTTCCTTTAGTTCCTTCAGGTCCTTCCGGCACTCCTTCCGGTTCCCTCGACATCACTGCAATTCTAAAAAAAGCTGGTAAGTTTACTACCTTCATTGGGCTACTAAAGAGCACCCAAATGGATGCTGAAATCAACAACCGACTCAAGAAATCAGATGGCACCACCGTATTTGCACCAACCGATAGTGCCTTTTCAAACCTCAAAACAGGTACTCTGAACTCATTCACTGATCAACAGAAGACTGCGCTTACACGATTCCATATACTACTTTCTTTCCTTACTATCCCACAGTTCCAAACTGTGAGCAACCCGGTGCACACAGCCGCCGATGGTGATACTGTGGCGTTCCCATTGAATGTGATAAGCGATGGAAAGCAGGTGAACATGACAACAGGACTTGTTAATACAACAGTAGACAGCACTGTATACAGTGATGCTCAGCTTGCTGTGTACGAAATCGGTCAGGTGCTCCTTTCAGAGGGTGTCCTTGGAGGCCAAGCACCAGCACCAGCTCCTCTACCTCCAAAGCCTAAAAAGGATTCTCCTCCTACTTCACAAGCTCCTTCAAGGTCGACCACCGTTTCTGTTGATTCTTCTGGTGCGACGGGTCCGCCCCAGTGTGCAACAATTGTGGTATCCATTGGAGTGGCCGTTCTTGCGGCATTGCCCTTATGCATATGA
- the LOC117921066 gene encoding uncharacterized protein LOC117921066 isoform X2 has product MSSLTLFKEQMFRRSCKSRALFFIPVFFLPATTRTNDKYVWQYELLGIRTCLGDKVGEFKNRCQSGVAGSILAISCCGGSLFIYPKFSSRSLYQRFMEEITGDDLQIEALPVGSIASDSAVTALLYWQGKLFVGCADRIIKVYSGQ; this is encoded by the exons ATGAGCTCTCTTACACTATTCAA AGAGCAAATGTTTAGGCGCAGCTGTAAATCTCGAGCTTTGTTCTTTATTCCCGTTTTTTTTCTTCCGGCGACCACACGAACGAACGATAAATAT GTGTGGCAATATGAGCTCTTGGGAATTAGGACATGTTTGGGAGACAAAGTTGGAGAATTCAAGAACAGATGCCAGAG TGGTGTTGCAGGGAGTATTCTGGCTATAAGCTGCTGTGGTGGTAGCCTTTTCATTTACCCCAAGTTTTCTTCACGCTCTCTGTATCAACGTTTCATGGAG GAAATAACAGGAGATGATCTTCAAATAGAAGCATTGCCAGTTGGATCTATTGCTTCCGACTCCGCCGTAACTGCACTGTTATACTGGCAAGGAAAGCTTTTTGTTGGCTGTGCTGATAGAATTATCAAG GTGTATTCTGGGCAGTGA
- the LOC117921260 gene encoding fasciclin-like arabinogalactan protein 11: MMKQLSSFLLLLALLHLCTRTSGQSSPSGASDVTSVLRKSGKFTTFIGLLKSTQMDEPINSQLQKTSSQGFTVFAPTDSAFSDLQTGTLNSFTDEQKVKLAQFHIIPTFLAISQFQTVSNPVRTEAGNDAVDFPLNVVSNGTQVNITTGLVNTTVDSTVYSDGQLAVYEIGDVLLSPGILGTGAPAPAPLPPKAKKASPPNSQAPSRSTTASVDSSGATGLPHYAPMVASTGVAVLAALSLCL, encoded by the coding sequence ATGATGAAGCAGCTCTCTTCTTTTCTGCTTCTGCTGGCTTTGTTGCATCTCTGCACCAGAACTTCTGGCCAGTCAAGCCCTTCAGGTGCCTCTGACGTCACTTCAGTTCTCCGAAAGTCTGGTAAGTTTACTACCTTCATAGGGCTACTAAAGAGCACCCAGATGGATGAACCAATCAATAGCCAACTCCAGAAAACATCAAGCCAGGGCTTCACCGTATTTGCGCCAACCGATAGTGCCTTTTCAGACCTCCAAACAGGTACCCTGAACTCATTCACTGATGAGCAGAAGGTCAAACTGGCGCAATTTCATATCATACCTACTTTCCTTGCCATCTCACAGTTCCAAACTGTGAGCAACCCAGTGCGCACAGAAGCGGGTAATGATGCCGTGGATTTTCCACTGAATGTCGTAAGCAACGGAACTCAGGTGAACATAACTACAGGGCTTGTGAATACAACAGTGGACAGCACAGTATACAGTGATGGTCAGCTTGCTGTGTATGAGATCGGCGATGTACTCCTTTCACCAGGTATCCTCGGGACTGGAGCACCAGCACCAGCTCCTCTACCCCCTAAGGCTAAGAAGGCTTCTCCCCCTAATTCACAGGCTCCTTCAAGGTCAACCACCGCTTCTGTTGATTCTTCTGGTGCCACGGGTCTGCCCCATTATGCACCAATGGTGGCGTCCACTGGAGTGGCTGTTCTTGCAGCATTGTCCTTATGCTTATGA
- the LOC117921066 gene encoding uncharacterized protein LOC117921066 isoform X1 has product MIFFLYCCWFLCNEREQMFRRSCKSRALFFIPVFFLPATTRTNDKYVWQYELLGIRTCLGDKVGEFKNRCQSGVAGSILAISCCGGSLFIYPKFSSRSLYQRFMEEITGDDLQIEALPVGSIASDSAVTALLYWQGKLFVGCADRIIKVYSGQ; this is encoded by the exons atgattttttttttgtattgttgTTGGTTTCTTTGCAATGAAAGAGAGCAAATGTTTAGGCGCAGCTGTAAATCTCGAGCTTTGTTCTTTATTCCCGTTTTTTTTCTTCCGGCGACCACACGAACGAACGATAAATAT GTGTGGCAATATGAGCTCTTGGGAATTAGGACATGTTTGGGAGACAAAGTTGGAGAATTCAAGAACAGATGCCAGAG TGGTGTTGCAGGGAGTATTCTGGCTATAAGCTGCTGTGGTGGTAGCCTTTTCATTTACCCCAAGTTTTCTTCACGCTCTCTGTATCAACGTTTCATGGAG GAAATAACAGGAGATGATCTTCAAATAGAAGCATTGCCAGTTGGATCTATTGCTTCCGACTCCGCCGTAACTGCACTGTTATACTGGCAAGGAAAGCTTTTTGTTGGCTGTGCTGATAGAATTATCAAG GTGTATTCTGGGCAGTGA
- the LOC117921242 gene encoding fasciclin-like arabinogalactan protein 11 — translation MMKQLLSPALLVLIFFLLCTTTSGQSSAPAAAPSGPSVSSGSSSGPPDITAILRKAGKFTTFIGLLKSTQVDDLINNQLKANLGFTIFAPTDSAFSDLKSGTLNSFTDEQKTALTKFHIVPSFLTISQFQTVSNPVNTVAGDSVEFPLNVISNGTQVNITTGFVNTTADSTVYSDGQLAVYEIGEVLLSQGILKPLAEAPLSPKPKKASPPNAYAPSKSTGASTISSDATCLSPYAPIVASVGVAVLAAVRLCL, via the coding sequence atgatgaagcaGTTGCTCTCCCCAGCACTTCTTGTTCTTATCTTCTTCCTCCTCTGCACCACAACTTCTGGTCAGTCTTCAGCACCAGCTGCGGCACCTTCTGGTCCTTCAGTTTCCTCAGGCTCTTCATCAGGTCCTCCCGACATTACTGCAATTCTCAGAAAAGCTGGTAAGTTTACTACCTTCATTGGGCTACTAAAGAGCACCCAGGTGGATGACCTAATCAACAACCAACTGAAAGCCAACCTGGGCTTCACCATATTTGCCCCAACCGATAGTGCCTTTTCAGACCTCAAATCAGGTACACTAAACTCATTCACTGATGAGCAGAAGACAGCACTGACAAAATTCCACATAGTGCCTTCTTTCCTGACTATCTCACAGTTCCAAACTGTTAGCAACCCGGTGAACACAGTGGCAGGTGATTCTGTGGAGTTTCCACTGAATGTGATAAGCAACGGAACTCAGGTGAACATCACAACAGGGTTTGTCAATACAACAGCGGACAGCACAGTATACAGCGATGGTCAGCTTGCTGTGTATGAGATAGGCGAGGTGCTCCTTTCACAAGGTATCCTCAAGCCTCTTGCAGAAGCTCCCCTATCTCCCAAACCTAAGAAGGCTTCTCCTCCTAATGCATATGCTCCTTCAAAGTCGACCGGCGCTTCTACTATTTCTTCTGATGCTACGTGTCTTTCACCCTATGCACCGATCGTAGCATCCGTTGGAGTGGCTGTTCTTGCGGCAGTGCGCTTGTGCCTATGA
- the LOC117921066 gene encoding uncharacterized protein LOC117921066 isoform X5 — protein MFRRSCKSRALFFIPVFFLPATTRTNDKYVWQYELLGIRTCLGDKVGEFKNRCQSGVAGSILAISCCGGSLFIYPKFSSRSLYQRFMEEITGDDLQIEALPVGSIASDSAVTALLYWQGKLFVGCADRIIKVYSGQ, from the exons ATGTTTAGGCGCAGCTGTAAATCTCGAGCTTTGTTCTTTATTCCCGTTTTTTTTCTTCCGGCGACCACACGAACGAACGATAAATAT GTGTGGCAATATGAGCTCTTGGGAATTAGGACATGTTTGGGAGACAAAGTTGGAGAATTCAAGAACAGATGCCAGAG TGGTGTTGCAGGGAGTATTCTGGCTATAAGCTGCTGTGGTGGTAGCCTTTTCATTTACCCCAAGTTTTCTTCACGCTCTCTGTATCAACGTTTCATGGAG GAAATAACAGGAGATGATCTTCAAATAGAAGCATTGCCAGTTGGATCTATTGCTTCCGACTCCGCCGTAACTGCACTGTTATACTGGCAAGGAAAGCTTTTTGTTGGCTGTGCTGATAGAATTATCAAG GTGTATTCTGGGCAGTGA
- the LOC117920634 gene encoding fasciclin-like arabinogalactan protein 11 gives MTMATGYKKEKVRLPPKRGEVKTRLFRYFVEIVARVASKAGRGLGIRKQKVTEDGSDQPSLPHLKSPNPSAPAQAPSGSTTTSGQSSPPALSPSGPLAPSASSGPADIVAILRKAIKFRTFIGLLKSTQMDAEINSELKKKSNAGFTIFAPTDSAFSDLKTGTLNSFTDNQKAALTKFHIINSFLTISQFQTVSNPLHTSANGNTKEFPLNVIGNGTQVNMTTGLVNTTVDSTVYSDGQLAVYEIPQVLLSQGILSPQAPAPGPLPPKPEKVTPLNSHAPSTSTTVSVDSSEATGLPHYAPIMVSIGVAVVAALPLCI, from the exons ATGACTATGGCTACTGGATACAAGAAGGAGAAAGTCAGGCTTCCTCCAAAGCGAGGCGAGGTTAAAACTAGGCTATTCCGGTATTTTGTGGAGATTGTAGCCAGAGTAGCCTCGAAAGCAGGAAGAGGACTTGGCATAAGGAAACAGAAGGTGACAGAAGATGGAAGTGATCAGCCTTCACTACCCCACCTGAAAAGCCCAAAT CCTTCAGCACCGGCTCAAGCACCTTCAGGTTCTACCACAACTTCTGGTCAGTCTTCACCACCAGCTCTATCACCTTCAGGTCCTTTAGCTCCTTCAGCTTCTTCAGGTCCTGCCGACATCGTAGCAATTCTCAGAAAGGCCATCAAGTTTAGGACCTTTATTGGGCTACTAAAGAGCACCCAGATGGATGCTGAAATCAACAGCGAACTCAAGAAAAAATCTAACGCGGGCTTCACCATATTTGCTCCAACTGATAGTGCCTTTTCGGACCTCAAAACTGGTACTCTGAACTCATTCACGGACAATCAGAAGGCTGCGCTGACAAAATTTCACATAATAAATTCTTTCCTTACAATCTCGCAGTTCCAAACTGTGAGCAACCCACTGCACACATCGGCAAATGGTAACACTAAGGAGTTTCCACTGAATGTGATAGGGAACGGAACTCAGGTGAACATGACAACAGGCCTTGTGAATACAACAGTGGACAGCACAGTATACAGTGATGGTCAGCTTGCTGTGTATGAGATCCCCCAGGTTCTCCTTTCACAAGGTATCCTCAGCCCTCAAGCACCAGCACCGGGTCCTCTACCTCCAAAGCCTGAGAAGGTTACTCCTCTTAATTCACATGCTCCTTCAACCTCGACCACCGTCTCCGTTGATTCTTCTGAAGCGACAGGTCTGCCCCACTATGCACCAATTATGGTATCCATTGGAGTGGCTGTTGTTGCGGCATTACCCTTATGCATATGA
- the LOC117921066 gene encoding uncharacterized protein LOC117921066 isoform X9, with protein MSSWELGHVWETKLENSRTDARGSILAISCCGGSLFIYPKFSSRSLYQRFMEEITGDDLQIEALPVGSIASDSAVTALLYWQGKLFVGCADRIIKVYSGQ; from the exons ATGAGCTCTTGGGAATTAGGACATGTTTGGGAGACAAAGTTGGAGAATTCAAGAACAGATGCCAGAG GGAGTATTCTGGCTATAAGCTGCTGTGGTGGTAGCCTTTTCATTTACCCCAAGTTTTCTTCACGCTCTCTGTATCAACGTTTCATGGAG GAAATAACAGGAGATGATCTTCAAATAGAAGCATTGCCAGTTGGATCTATTGCTTCCGACTCCGCCGTAACTGCACTGTTATACTGGCAAGGAAAGCTTTTTGTTGGCTGTGCTGATAGAATTATCAAG GTGTATTCTGGGCAGTGA
- the LOC117921066 gene encoding uncharacterized protein LOC117921066 isoform X4 — protein MKESKCLGAAVNLELCSLFPFFFFRRPHERTINMCGNMSSWELGHVWETKLENSRTDARGSILAISCCGGSLFIYPKFSSRSLYQRFMEEITGDDLQIEALPVGSIASDSAVTALLYWQGKLFVGCADRIIKVYSGQ, from the exons ATGAAAGAGAGCAAATGTTTAGGCGCAGCTGTAAATCTCGAGCTTTGTTCTTTATTCCCGTTTTTTTTCTTCCGGCGACCACACGAACGAACGATAAATAT GTGTGGCAATATGAGCTCTTGGGAATTAGGACATGTTTGGGAGACAAAGTTGGAGAATTCAAGAACAGATGCCAGAG GGAGTATTCTGGCTATAAGCTGCTGTGGTGGTAGCCTTTTCATTTACCCCAAGTTTTCTTCACGCTCTCTGTATCAACGTTTCATGGAG GAAATAACAGGAGATGATCTTCAAATAGAAGCATTGCCAGTTGGATCTATTGCTTCCGACTCCGCCGTAACTGCACTGTTATACTGGCAAGGAAAGCTTTTTGTTGGCTGTGCTGATAGAATTATCAAG GTGTATTCTGGGCAGTGA